One part of the Halopenitus persicus genome encodes these proteins:
- a CDS encoding helicase-related protein, with amino-acid sequence MTDYEVGDHVTFAGGKGEITKIEDRPNGSYLLHVYTTEGELRKLPSGLPHIEKLDSIVDRLAATQIDDPLHHDLRERATRLDLAYRYDRFLSLTNNRIEIEPYQVQAAYEILNSYDHRYLIGDEVGLGKTIEAGIVIEELIARGRADRVLIVAPAPLTVQWQAEMREKFDRNFVVYDRETVRTHRKSHPNQNVWAQEDLIITSVDFAKQDDVLEALRNLEPEWDVAVFDEAHHLTARRSSDDSMERTQRYQVGEAVATNSDALLLLTGTPHKGKSDQFYFLIGLLDPYRFGHESQISPDALDDLMIRRLKDDMHDTDGTRMFPEKNIEALGVDMSPAERKLYDDVTEYIREYYNLARQEDNQAAGFTMVIYQKRLVSSIYAIRKSLENRMRAIQNDGVGQTLPDDVQELIPRYRTEPETLTDAERSRVEEALETVTVTQNPEQVQEELERVTRLWEQAKAIETDSKASLLKQFVDRILREDPDEKILIFTEYTDTLEYLRDQIFADHDVAQVYGDLDQARRRREMEKFEEEANLMLATDAAQEGLNLQFAHIMVNYDLPWNPIRIDQRMGRLHRYGQEHTVEIRNLFFKDTRESEILSLLIEKTDQIESDLGMRSDVMGRVLEDIDLDETIMSAIADGTPTDEVVADVEATIEERREALTTVEKEFLIRDRFDLSEGDEEILDVIERSQHGEVSEDDIEVLVREFFDAFGGSIKGVRPGPARSGGDVYQLDVPNVLSGDRVDGRYERATFTKDVAMEADDVEFIALDHPLVQSLIDFCLNSDRVDGRITATVAADPETTPGILFTYRLGYVSGAGDVVTEKLVPLYVTEDADVTTEEPEIADTVSPDDVANDSGLSRLASRAEQLHNVAQMEAWDQVESFAEEAREEREREVEIKQTHAERHFEEEIADWEERLATYEQQAEHGKDMSAPIGNAKQQLESLRRERRAELERLEEEQHVTPEEPELVTAAFVLRTD; translated from the coding sequence ATGACTGACTACGAGGTCGGCGATCACGTCACGTTTGCCGGTGGGAAAGGCGAGATCACAAAGATTGAGGACCGGCCAAACGGGAGCTACCTGCTCCACGTCTACACGACTGAGGGCGAACTCCGCAAGCTCCCGAGCGGCCTCCCCCATATCGAGAAACTCGATTCGATCGTCGACCGCCTCGCAGCAACACAGATCGACGATCCCCTCCACCACGACCTTCGAGAGCGTGCAACCCGCCTCGACCTCGCGTATCGATACGACCGCTTCCTCTCGCTCACGAACAACCGCATCGAGATCGAACCGTACCAGGTCCAGGCCGCCTACGAGATCCTGAACTCCTACGACCACCGCTACCTCATTGGCGACGAGGTCGGGCTCGGGAAGACGATCGAGGCTGGCATCGTCATCGAAGAGCTCATCGCCCGCGGTCGCGCCGATCGCGTGCTCATCGTCGCGCCCGCACCGCTCACCGTCCAGTGGCAGGCGGAGATGCGCGAGAAGTTCGACCGCAACTTCGTGGTCTACGACCGCGAGACGGTCCGAACGCACCGTAAATCCCACCCGAATCAGAACGTCTGGGCCCAAGAGGACCTCATCATCACTTCCGTCGACTTCGCCAAGCAGGACGACGTCCTCGAAGCCCTCCGGAACCTCGAACCCGAGTGGGACGTCGCCGTCTTCGACGAGGCACACCATCTCACCGCCCGCCGGTCGAGCGACGATTCGATGGAACGCACCCAGCGCTACCAGGTGGGTGAGGCCGTTGCGACCAACTCCGACGCGCTCCTGCTGCTCACCGGCACGCCGCACAAGGGCAAATCCGACCAGTTCTACTTCCTGATCGGCCTGCTTGACCCGTACCGATTCGGCCACGAGTCCCAGATCTCTCCCGACGCCCTCGACGACCTGATGATCCGCCGGCTGAAGGACGATATGCACGACACCGACGGGACCCGTATGTTCCCCGAGAAGAACATCGAGGCCCTCGGCGTCGATATGTCCCCGGCCGAGCGCAAGCTGTACGACGACGTCACCGAGTACATCCGCGAGTACTACAACCTCGCCCGCCAGGAAGACAACCAAGCCGCCGGGTTCACGATGGTGATCTACCAGAAGCGGCTGGTGTCGAGCATCTATGCCATCCGAAAGTCGCTTGAAAACCGGATGCGGGCCATCCAAAACGACGGGGTCGGCCAAACCCTCCCGGACGACGTCCAGGAACTCATCCCTAGATACCGAACCGAGCCCGAGACCCTCACCGACGCCGAGCGCTCCCGCGTCGAGGAGGCCCTCGAAACGGTCACAGTCACACAGAACCCCGAGCAGGTGCAGGAGGAACTCGAACGCGTCACGCGGCTCTGGGAACAAGCGAAGGCGATAGAGACCGACTCGAAAGCCAGTCTCCTCAAGCAGTTCGTCGACCGCATCCTGCGGGAGGACCCCGACGAGAAGATCCTCATCTTCACCGAATACACGGACACTCTCGAATACCTTCGCGACCAGATATTCGCGGACCACGACGTCGCCCAAGTGTACGGCGACCTCGACCAAGCGCGGCGGCGCCGAGAGATGGAGAAGTTCGAGGAGGAGGCGAACCTTATGCTCGCGACTGACGCCGCTCAGGAGGGGCTCAACCTCCAGTTCGCCCACATTATGGTGAACTACGACCTTCCGTGGAATCCCATCCGGATCGACCAGCGTATGGGACGTCTCCACCGGTACGGCCAGGAACACACCGTCGAGATACGCAACCTCTTCTTCAAGGACACGCGAGAAAGCGAGATCCTCTCGCTGCTCATCGAGAAGACCGACCAGATCGAGTCCGACCTCGGGATGCGCTCGGACGTGATGGGTCGCGTTCTGGAGGATATCGACCTTGACGAAACGATTATGTCCGCGATCGCGGACGGGACGCCGACCGACGAGGTCGTCGCGGACGTCGAGGCGACCATAGAGGAACGCAGGGAGGCGCTCACGACCGTCGAGAAGGAGTTCCTCATCCGCGACCGATTCGACCTCTCGGAGGGCGACGAGGAGATCCTCGACGTCATCGAGCGCAGCCAACACGGCGAGGTGAGCGAGGACGACATCGAAGTTCTCGTTCGCGAGTTCTTCGACGCGTTCGGCGGTTCGATCAAGGGCGTTCGTCCGGGACCTGCCCGTTCGGGTGGGGACGTCTACCAGCTGGACGTCCCGAACGTCCTCTCGGGTGACCGGGTCGACGGGCGCTACGAACGGGCGACGTTCACGAAGGACGTCGCGATGGAGGCCGACGACGTCGAGTTCATCGCTCTCGACCACCCCCTCGTCCAGTCGCTCATCGACTTCTGTCTCAACTCCGACCGGGTCGACGGGCGGATCACCGCCACCGTCGCGGCTGATCCGGAGACCACCCCAGGTATCCTCTTCACGTATCGACTCGGATACGTGTCGGGTGCCGGCGACGTCGTGACGGAGAAGCTCGTCCCACTGTACGTCACGGAAGACGCCGACGTCACGACTGAGGAACCGGAGATCGCGGACACGGTATCTCCCGATGACGTCGCAAACGACTCCGGCCTCAGCCGCCTCGCGTCACGGGCAGAACAGCTCCACAACGTCGCACAGATGGAAGCGTGGGACCAGGTCGAATCGTTTGCCGAGGAGGCCCGCGAGGAACGGGAGCGGGAAGTCGAAATCAAACAGACCCACGCGGAACGGCACTTCGAGGAGGAGATTGCGGACTGGGAAGAGCGTCTGGCGACCTACGAACAGCAGGCCGAACATGGGAAGGATATGTCCGCGCCGATCGGAAACGCCAAACAGCAACTGGAGTCGCTCCGCCGTGAGCGAAGGGCAGAGCTGGAGCGACTCGAGGAGGAACAGCACGTCACCCCGGAAGAACCGGAGTTAGTCACGGCCGCGTTCGTGCTTCGCACGGACTGA
- a CDS encoding DEAD/DEAH box helicase — protein sequence MDDLGFLSEDDTVLLREVMDAHGFDSLKETQRLAFRDGILDPGNHLLVAETGNGKTLCAEAVTKKTLQEGGRVAYLVPSRQLVRAKAETISTWGGDDYDIGYWDGAYHRSDVIVATFDSFYRAILNNTGRARNLDLVVLDDFHEIYGNFRGPDIEKSIGAAMYEGIEVFAMSATVGNPEELASWMDADYTVSPEGRQIEIKERVIDVGGREKKEAIVDVLRQEREKAPFLVFNYAKPWTESRAKRTAQTRMFETDSDRDYRQEMRHRVNGEVTETLEDLGAMMNAGVAFHHADLPRDIQEWIIDLYKEGEILCLFATTTIAYGFDAPVQSVLVADITRGPRDVGVWEYVQWIGRAARPGYGYDVGYAYTLTDEPQETTERYLEPHRKLEPVRTHFENREQFRWLLLQLVVTGWDTPHEIEAFVKELLYWEQMTQIGAWGRQHEPRDERLNDRLRSTADWLDTEDFIDEKQTARQFLATTLGEGAVSFAFNSFVSAPLSTVKAFYRWVEETPHDGVTPLTLTETVARLFDETLSATSASSELTGHLQEHDLQPEQPAITAGVICWYWMQNMDNREIEDRTNVDAAYISSTARKLSDAVDATKYLTEAAPNARQPEWFDTHVFRIKRGVRRDEVPFVENVRGLGRYRVRMLRQYLERSDIPGIDGQLEGSLWEMLVQFRESVGSAEFFEDTLRGNVGGIGDKTAERLREFVESGSIGDEYREQASGPVTPRNGDGGETEFTRGTRLDDF from the coding sequence ATGGATGACCTCGGATTTCTCTCTGAAGACGACACGGTCCTCCTCCGTGAGGTGATGGATGCTCACGGGTTTGACTCACTGAAGGAGACCCAACGATTAGCGTTCCGGGATGGCATTCTGGACCCGGGAAATCACCTCCTCGTTGCGGAAACCGGGAACGGGAAAACGCTCTGTGCGGAGGCTGTGACGAAGAAAACGCTACAGGAAGGTGGGAGAGTTGCCTACCTCGTCCCGTCACGACAGCTCGTTCGGGCAAAGGCGGAGACGATCTCGACGTGGGGCGGCGACGACTACGACATCGGATACTGGGACGGTGCCTATCATCGCTCCGACGTCATCGTCGCCACGTTCGACTCCTTCTACCGGGCGATCCTCAACAATACGGGGCGAGCACGGAACCTCGACCTGGTCGTTCTCGACGACTTTCACGAGATATACGGGAATTTCCGCGGTCCCGACATCGAGAAGTCGATCGGGGCCGCGATGTACGAGGGGATCGAGGTGTTCGCGATGAGTGCCACGGTAGGGAACCCCGAGGAGCTGGCGAGTTGGATGGATGCCGATTACACGGTCAGTCCAGAAGGACGCCAGATCGAAATCAAGGAACGGGTTATTGACGTGGGTGGACGGGAGAAGAAGGAGGCGATCGTCGATGTGCTTCGCCAGGAGCGGGAGAAGGCCCCGTTTCTCGTCTTCAACTACGCGAAACCCTGGACGGAGTCGAGAGCGAAGCGCACAGCGCAGACGCGGATGTTCGAGACCGACTCCGACCGGGACTACCGCCAGGAAATGCGTCATCGGGTCAACGGCGAGGTAACCGAGACGCTCGAGGACCTCGGCGCGATGATGAACGCCGGCGTCGCGTTCCACCACGCCGACCTGCCGCGTGACATTCAAGAGTGGATCATCGACCTCTACAAGGAGGGCGAGATCCTGTGTCTGTTCGCGACGACGACCATCGCATACGGCTTTGATGCACCGGTGCAAAGCGTGCTCGTCGCGGATATCACCCGAGGCCCGAGAGATGTGGGTGTCTGGGAATACGTCCAGTGGATCGGACGAGCCGCTCGTCCTGGCTACGGCTACGATGTCGGCTACGCCTATACGCTGACCGACGAGCCCCAGGAGACGACCGAACGGTACCTCGAGCCGCATCGCAAGCTCGAGCCCGTCCGGACCCACTTCGAGAACAGGGAGCAGTTCCGTTGGCTGCTGTTACAGCTGGTCGTTACCGGCTGGGATACGCCCCACGAGATCGAGGCGTTCGTCAAGGAACTCCTGTACTGGGAACAGATGACGCAGATCGGTGCGTGGGGTCGACAACACGAGCCGCGTGACGAGCGACTGAACGACCGCCTTCGATCAACCGCGGATTGGCTCGACACCGAGGACTTCATCGACGAGAAACAGACCGCCCGACAGTTTCTGGCGACCACACTCGGGGAGGGGGCCGTCTCGTTCGCGTTCAACTCGTTTGTGAGCGCGCCGCTCTCGACGGTGAAGGCATTCTACCGCTGGGTTGAGGAGACGCCACACGACGGCGTCACGCCGCTTACGTTGACGGAGACGGTCGCGCGGTTGTTCGACGAGACGCTGAGTGCGACGAGTGCATCGAGCGAGCTCACGGGCCACCTCCAAGAGCACGACCTCCAACCGGAGCAGCCGGCGATAACCGCAGGCGTCATCTGCTGGTACTGGATGCAGAATATGGACAACCGCGAGATAGAGGACCGGACGAACGTCGACGCGGCGTATATCTCCAGTACCGCGCGGAAGCTCTCGGATGCCGTGGATGCGACCAAGTACCTGACCGAGGCAGCGCCGAATGCCCGACAACCGGAGTGGTTCGACACCCACGTCTTCCGCATCAAGCGGGGCGTCCGTCGCGACGAAGTTCCCTTCGTCGAGAACGTGCGGGGACTCGGACGATATCGGGTACGGATGCTTCGGCAGTACTTGGAACGGTCGGACATTCCCGGAATCGACGGTCAGCTTGAGGGCTCCCTCTGGGAGATGCTGGTTCAGTTCCGTGAGAGCGTCGGATCGGCGGAGTTCTTCGAGGATACGCTCCGCGGGAACGTTGGTGGGATCGGTGACAAGACGGCCGAACGACTCCGTGAGTTCGTCGAAAGCGGTAGCATCGGCGACGAGTATCGCGAACAGGCTTCCGGGCCGGTTACCCCACGAAACGGCGACGGCGGAGAGACTGAGTTCACCCGCGGGACGCGGCTCGACGACTTCTGA
- a CDS encoding DUF7845 domain-containing protein, whose amino-acid sequence MSRRKHIRPHVHESKVFFHFGEYGLSPYWTLRNLVIHELDGHGEVTTEFGGEPWHVEITYSDSGIAPRPSDGVERDVLRDWELHLDGPGEAKAHYQIRARYDEMRGPDGKQKSIPWPGGEGLDVLAQSSNIGLDRVKWLLREGIDALADSVDVDVNGAYFRQPLPSSTITTVEYYVRLLRQYARKLARSDGVFYRLMHLLADETGMEWLYKADNTDIIGHRHAFELPPAAVAKLGPDLSAGVRLKTYHPKHVRSEESDDDPLSSPKYGVAFHKSIDGDSRPWSERDELRHELEDLLINTLDWANVPTEPDPTTYVDDDHFQVEASDVDVGRRSDPTPGLEVQQETMLLHVLDDITPTGKEVLEEVATDGGTHYRELADATDSSVSTIYRVLDEMNEVVKSDRGMVKFTSEKIRQEIAGMVDRLNDLKESTADRVAELANIDLRSRADSALEKWMATYGARLVNVRDGDDPETIRFDALLSELRSVPEPRIETVLEEGLDAWTSTGRDSRAFHELRVEADIRGGPDARGRPVRSIIGW is encoded by the coding sequence GTGAGCCGACGAAAGCACATCCGGCCCCACGTCCACGAGTCGAAGGTGTTCTTTCACTTCGGCGAGTACGGACTGAGTCCCTACTGGACGCTCCGGAATCTCGTCATTCACGAACTCGACGGTCACGGCGAGGTGACCACTGAGTTCGGCGGCGAGCCGTGGCACGTCGAGATCACCTACTCCGACTCCGGGATCGCGCCTCGTCCCTCCGATGGCGTCGAGCGCGACGTCCTCCGTGACTGGGAACTCCACCTCGACGGGCCTGGCGAGGCAAAGGCCCACTATCAGATCCGTGCCCGATACGACGAGATGCGCGGTCCGGACGGCAAGCAGAAATCGATTCCCTGGCCCGGTGGTGAGGGACTCGATGTCCTCGCGCAGAGTTCCAACATCGGTCTCGACCGTGTCAAGTGGCTGCTTCGTGAGGGGATCGATGCCCTCGCGGACTCCGTCGACGTCGACGTCAATGGCGCGTATTTCCGCCAGCCGCTTCCATCGAGCACCATCACGACCGTCGAGTACTACGTCCGTCTGCTTCGTCAGTACGCACGCAAACTCGCCCGGAGTGACGGCGTGTTCTACCGTCTGATGCACCTGCTCGCCGATGAAACGGGGATGGAGTGGCTCTACAAGGCCGACAATACGGACATCATCGGTCACCGACACGCGTTCGAGCTGCCGCCAGCCGCCGTCGCGAAACTCGGCCCCGACCTCTCGGCCGGCGTCCGGCTGAAGACGTACCACCCGAAACACGTTCGCTCCGAGGAAAGCGACGATGACCCGCTCTCCTCGCCGAAGTACGGCGTCGCGTTTCACAAGTCCATCGACGGCGACTCGCGTCCATGGAGCGAGCGTGACGAGCTCCGTCACGAACTCGAAGACCTCCTCATCAACACGCTGGACTGGGCCAACGTCCCGACCGAGCCCGACCCCACGACGTACGTGGACGACGACCACTTCCAGGTTGAGGCGTCCGACGTCGACGTCGGTCGACGGTCGGACCCCACGCCCGGGCTCGAAGTGCAGCAGGAGACGATGCTGCTCCACGTCCTGGACGACATTACCCCAACGGGAAAGGAGGTACTCGAAGAGGTCGCGACTGACGGCGGGACGCACTATCGTGAGCTCGCCGATGCGACCGACAGCTCCGTGTCGACGATCTATCGCGTCCTCGACGAGATGAACGAGGTCGTGAAATCCGATCGCGGGATGGTCAAATTCACCTCCGAAAAGATCCGCCAGGAGATCGCGGGGATGGTCGACCGACTCAACGACCTGAAGGAGTCGACGGCCGACCGCGTCGCCGAGCTCGCGAACATCGATCTTCGGTCGCGGGCGGATTCGGCCCTCGAGAAGTGGATGGCGACGTATGGTGCCCGCCTCGTGAACGTTCGCGACGGGGATGACCCGGAGACCATCCGATTTGATGCGCTCCTGTCGGAACTGCGCTCGGTCCCGGAACCGCGAATTGAAACGGTTCTCGAGGAGGGACTTGACGCGTGGACGTCGACGGGCCGGGATTCGAGAGCGTTCCACGAACTCCGTGTCGAGGCGGACATCCGTGGTGGTCCCGATGCGAGGGGCCGTCCTGTGAGGTCGATCATCGGCTGGTAG